A section of the Hemibagrus wyckioides isolate EC202008001 linkage group LG04, SWU_Hwy_1.0, whole genome shotgun sequence genome encodes:
- the mob2b gene encoding MOB kinase activator 2b isoform X1, which yields MVGDHTISGDSALSQRSKNGLSCKMVLQAVGKVLRKSKTKPNGKKPPTEEKKPYIEPDYTKVRVVDFDLKELVVLPPEIDLNEWLASNTTTFFNLINLQYSTVSEFCTGDTCPVMSACNTTYYWYDEKGKKTKCTAPQYVDFVMSSVQKLVTDEDIFPTKYGKEFPNAFDSLVKKICRYLFHVLAHIFWSHYKETVAMELHGHLNTLYTHFIVFIREFNLMDPKETSIMDDLTEALCTPLPPPPQNHVTER from the exons ATGGTCGGAGATCACACCATATCCGGGGACAGCGCGCTCAGTCAGCGGTCTAAAAACGGATTAAGCTGTAAAATGGTCCTGCAGGCGGTGGGCAAGGTTCTAAG GAAGTCTAAGACGAAGCCAAATGGAAAGAAGCCACCCACAGAGGAGAAGAAGCCGTACATAGAGCCAGACTACACCAAAGTAAGGGTCGTCGACTTCGACCTGAAGGAGCTGGTGGTGCTGCCACCTGAGATCGACTTAAACGAATGGCTCGCCAGTAACA CCACGACGTTCTTCAATCTGATCAACCTGCAGTACAGCACGGTGTCCGAGTTCTGCACAGGAGACACGTGTCCAGTCATGTCGGCCTGTAACAC aaCATACTACTGGTATGACGAGAAAGGGAAGAAGACGAAATGCACGGCGCCGCAGTACGTAGACTTCGTCATGAGTTCAGTCCAGAAGCTCGTCACTGATGAGGACATCTTTCCCACAAAATATG GCAAAGAATTCCCCAACGCCTTCGATTCGTTGGTGAAGAAGATCTGCCGCTACCTTTTCCACGTGCTGGCGCACATCTTCTGGTCTCATTACAAAGAGACGGTGGCCATGGAGCTGCACGGACACTTAAACACGCTCTACACGCACTTCATCGTCTTTATACGGGAATTCAACCTGATGGACCCCAAGGAGACGTCCATAATGGACGACCTGACCGAGGCCCTGTGCACGCCCCTGCCCCCTCCACCACAGAACCACGTGACGGAGAGATGA
- the mob2b gene encoding MOB kinase activator 2b isoform X4, protein MDWLMGKSKTKPNGKKPPTEEKKPYIEPDYTKVRVVDFDLKELVVLPPEIDLNEWLASNTTTFFNLINLQYSTVSEFCTGDTCPVMSACNTTYYWYDEKGKKTKCTAPQYVDFVMSSVQKLVTDEDIFPTKYGKEFPNAFDSLVKKICRYLFHVLAHIFWSHYKETVAMELHGHLNTLYTHFIVFIREFNLMDPKETSIMDDLTEALCTPLPPPPQNHVTER, encoded by the exons GAAGTCTAAGACGAAGCCAAATGGAAAGAAGCCACCCACAGAGGAGAAGAAGCCGTACATAGAGCCAGACTACACCAAAGTAAGGGTCGTCGACTTCGACCTGAAGGAGCTGGTGGTGCTGCCACCTGAGATCGACTTAAACGAATGGCTCGCCAGTAACA CCACGACGTTCTTCAATCTGATCAACCTGCAGTACAGCACGGTGTCCGAGTTCTGCACAGGAGACACGTGTCCAGTCATGTCGGCCTGTAACAC aaCATACTACTGGTATGACGAGAAAGGGAAGAAGACGAAATGCACGGCGCCGCAGTACGTAGACTTCGTCATGAGTTCAGTCCAGAAGCTCGTCACTGATGAGGACATCTTTCCCACAAAATATG GCAAAGAATTCCCCAACGCCTTCGATTCGTTGGTGAAGAAGATCTGCCGCTACCTTTTCCACGTGCTGGCGCACATCTTCTGGTCTCATTACAAAGAGACGGTGGCCATGGAGCTGCACGGACACTTAAACACGCTCTACACGCACTTCATCGTCTTTATACGGGAATTCAACCTGATGGACCCCAAGGAGACGTCCATAATGGACGACCTGACCGAGGCCCTGTGCACGCCCCTGCCCCCTCCACCACAGAACCACGTGACGGAGAGATGA
- the mob2b gene encoding MOB kinase activator 2b isoform X3, giving the protein MVDTVEKVFIQHVRNQIWETNKYRKSKTKPNGKKPPTEEKKPYIEPDYTKVRVVDFDLKELVVLPPEIDLNEWLASNTTTFFNLINLQYSTVSEFCTGDTCPVMSACNTTYYWYDEKGKKTKCTAPQYVDFVMSSVQKLVTDEDIFPTKYGKEFPNAFDSLVKKICRYLFHVLAHIFWSHYKETVAMELHGHLNTLYTHFIVFIREFNLMDPKETSIMDDLTEALCTPLPPPPQNHVTER; this is encoded by the exons GAAGTCTAAGACGAAGCCAAATGGAAAGAAGCCACCCACAGAGGAGAAGAAGCCGTACATAGAGCCAGACTACACCAAAGTAAGGGTCGTCGACTTCGACCTGAAGGAGCTGGTGGTGCTGCCACCTGAGATCGACTTAAACGAATGGCTCGCCAGTAACA CCACGACGTTCTTCAATCTGATCAACCTGCAGTACAGCACGGTGTCCGAGTTCTGCACAGGAGACACGTGTCCAGTCATGTCGGCCTGTAACAC aaCATACTACTGGTATGACGAGAAAGGGAAGAAGACGAAATGCACGGCGCCGCAGTACGTAGACTTCGTCATGAGTTCAGTCCAGAAGCTCGTCACTGATGAGGACATCTTTCCCACAAAATATG GCAAAGAATTCCCCAACGCCTTCGATTCGTTGGTGAAGAAGATCTGCCGCTACCTTTTCCACGTGCTGGCGCACATCTTCTGGTCTCATTACAAAGAGACGGTGGCCATGGAGCTGCACGGACACTTAAACACGCTCTACACGCACTTCATCGTCTTTATACGGGAATTCAACCTGATGGACCCCAAGGAGACGTCCATAATGGACGACCTGACCGAGGCCCTGTGCACGCCCCTGCCCCCTCCACCACAGAACCACGTGACGGAGAGATGA